The Plasmodium reichenowi strain SY57 chromosome 2, whole genome shotgun sequence DNA segment tgcTCTGCATTTATcaaatatacataaagacatcaaaaaaatgaaaaaaaaaaagttaaataataaaaagattttttatttttatttttttttttttttttaacatcCATATTAGAGTTAacaaataattttgtttataaCTATATAATGtgtattattaatatatttcattcCTTATGAgtattttaataattagAATTGTTTTGCAGAATTAATAcactaaaaaaaatacataataataataataatatatacacatttttaatatacgAAAAGACAACAAGGTCTAGATATTCCTTCTAAAGGTAAATGATACTCTCGAGGCTCTGTGTTACTTAAATCTCTACATTTAAGTATTTTTAagaacatatttttaacatcatcatttttttcttttttactatatttataaatttctttaattatttttcttttttttgattcATCTGGgttatatatgtatgacTGTGCTAGCCCTCTAAGTCTCTGTTTAACTTCTTCAGATGAttccatattatttattaacCAGGAAGTACTCTTAAGTCTTTGAAGTTTTTCATCTCCATCGGAattttgaattattttatcaatagtattatttatttgaatcTGCTGATTTCTTAATGGTGATTTTGTTTGATTTACTTTctctattttatttgattcTTCTATTATATTTGGTTCTTCCATTTGATTATGTTTTTCCATTTGATTGTGTTTTTCCATTTGATTGTGTTTTTCCATTTGATTGTGTTTTTCCATTTGATTGTGTTTTTCCATTTTATTTGGTTCGTGTACTTCCTTTTCTCTTAAGTAATTGAATGTTCttgtttttaattttttatgttcatTATTCACTTCATATGGTCCTTTTTGTATACACACCTATTAAggaagatatatatatatgtatatgtattattaacatGCATTAATACATGTGcatatatgaatatttttatttttgttatataataaattgattgatatatttcaacaaaataaacacacataaatatgattatataataaaaaatgtaaaatttAGAATTATTTAATCTCTTTATCTTTTGGTTTTTGTTCTGTGTgtacaatataatatatttttttctcttaCATTTTGATTAAAAAAGATTAATCCAAATAAAAGTGCTATAtagaatattttaaaataaacatGTAACATTAttacttatttattttaagTATATGAAACagttttcattttattttattattattattgtgtTATAAggaaattatatattatattatatttatttatatattatttattttttattttattttattttattttttatt contains these protein-coding regions:
- a CDS encoding exported protein (hyp2) produces the protein MLHVYFKIFYIALLFGLIFFNQNVCIQKGPYEVNNEHKKLKTRTFNYLREKEVHEPNKMEKHNQMEKHNQMEKHNQMEKHNQMEKHNQMEEPNIIEESNKIEKVNQTKSPLRNQQIQINNTIDKIIQNSDGDEKLQRLKSTSWLINNMESSEEVKQRLRGLAQSYIYNPDESKKRKIIKEIYKYSKKEKNDDVKNMFLKILKCRDLSNTEPREYHLPLEGISRPCCLFVY